In Zea mays cultivar B73 chromosome 7, Zm-B73-REFERENCE-NAM-5.0, whole genome shotgun sequence, the following proteins share a genomic window:
- the LOC100283400 gene encoding developmentally-regulated GTP-binding protein 1 has product MATVMQKIKDIEDEMARTQKNKATAHHLGLLKAKLAKLRRELLTPTSKGGGGAGEGFDVTKSGDARVGLVGFPSVGKSTLLNKLTGTFSEVASYEFTTLTCIPGVIMYKGAKIQLLDLPGIIEGAKDGKGRGRQVISTARTCNVILIVLDAIKPITHKRLIEKELEGFGIRLNKTPPNLTFRRKDKGGINFTSTVTNTHLDLDTVKAICSEYRIHNADVSLRYDATADDLIDVIEGSRIYTPCVYVVNKIDQITLEELEILDKLPHYCPVSAHLEWNLDGLLEKVWEYLDLVRIYTKPKGLNPDYEDPVIVSSKKKTVEDFCDRIHKDMVKQFKYALVWGSSVKHKPQRVGKEHELDDEDVVQIIKKI; this is encoded by the exons ATGGCGACCGTCATGCAGAAGATCAAGGACATCGAGGACGAG ATGGCAAGGACACAGAAGAATAAAGCCACTGCTCACCATCTTGGTCTTCTTAAG GCTAAACTTGCAAAATTGCGGCGGGAGTTGCTCACTCCAacatccaaaggtggtggtggtgcaggtGAAGGATTTGATGTGACGAAGAGTGGAGATGCACGTGTTGGTTTAGTTGGCTTTCCTTCGGTTGGGAAATCAACATTGTTGAACAAGCTAACAGGGACATTTTCAGAG GTTGCTTCCTACGAGTTTACAACTTTAACATGTATTCCTGGAGTTATCATGTATAAGGGTGCTAAAATCCAG CTTCTAGATCTCCCAGGGATCATCGAAGGTGCTAAAGATGGAAAGGGCAGAGGAAGACAG GTTATCAGCACAGCTAGGACATGCAATGTTATTTTGATTGTTCTTGATGCCATAAAACCAATAACTCACAAGCGTCTTATTGAGAAGGAGCTTGAAGGATTTGGCATTAG GttgaacaaaacaccacccaatttgACTTTCAGAAGAAAGGACAAGGGTGGAATCAACTTCACATCAACAGTGACGAACACACATTTGGACCTTGATACAGTAAAAGCAATCTGTAGCGAGTACAGGATACATAATGCTGATGTCTCCCTGAGATATGATGCTACAGCAGATGATCTCATAGATGTTATTGAAGGAAGCCGGATTTACACTCCTTGCGTATATGTTGTCAACAAGATTGATCAGATAACACTCGAGGAGCTGGAAATCTTGGACAAACTTCCCCATTACTGCCCGGTTAG TGCTCATCTTGAATGGAATCTTGATGGACTTCTGGAGAAGGTATGGGAATACTTGGATTTGGTTAGGATATACACAAAACCTAAAGGGCTGAACCCAGATTATGAGGATCCTGTTATCGTATCATCTAAGAAGAAAACCGTGGAAGATTTCTGCGACAGAATCCACAAGGACATGGTCAAACAATTTAAATA CGCTCTGGTATGGGGTTCCAGTGTGAAACATAAGCCTCAGAGAGTTGGCAAG GAGCATGAGCTTGACGATGAGGACGTCGTTCAGATCATCAAGAAAATATAG
- the LOC100501320 gene encoding uncharacterized protein LOC100501320 codes for MGPGWRRRGSQPNLRSLPSTGSRFQPRDATRRLSIATSLQQPAAMSGNRNGRGKGGAARPVATCMAAIIVCVVVLLVAASALLFLLSSSPPPATGVPGNGPPREPVELAIGLAGHERWLDALRAWAKLACFNLRRPPAEPRYHLPRSPAASVTKAAKSTLEMGKEMVEKLAESAARATEEALERTTEKVRRKVSPSARRPDGDL; via the exons ATGGGGCCGGGCTGGAGGAGGAGGGGCTCCCAACCCAACCTTCGCTCGCTTCCGTCCACCGGTTCCAGGTTCCAGCCGCGCGACGCGACGCGACGCCTCTCGATCGCCACCAGCTTGCAGCAGCCCGCGGCAATGAGCGGCAACAGGAACGGCAGGGGCAAGGGTGGCGCCGCGCGGCCCGTGGCGACATGCATGGCCGCCATCATCGTCTGCGTCGTCGTGCTGCTCGTCGCGGCGTCGGCTCTGCTGTTCCTGctgtcgtcgtcgccgccgccggcGACGGGGGTACCGGGGAACGGGCCGCCTCGAGAGCCGGTGGAGCTGGCGATCGGCCTCGCCGGGCACGAGCGCTGGCTGGACGCGCTCCGCGCGTGGGCCAAGCTCGCGTGCTTCAACCTCCGCCGGCCGCCGGCCGAGCCGCG GTACCATCTGCCGCGGAGCCCGGCGGCGTCGGTGACGAAGGCGGCCAAGAGCACCCTGGAGATGGGCAAGGAGATGGTGGAGAAGTTGGCGGAGTCGGCGGCCAGGGCCACCGAGGAGGCGCTCGAGAGGACCACCGAGAAGGTCAGGAGGAAGGTCTCGCCGTCGGCGCGGCGCCCTGATGGAGACCTCTGA